From Domibacillus sp. DTU_2020_1001157_1_SI_ALB_TIR_016, a single genomic window includes:
- a CDS encoding redoxin domain-containing protein translates to MRKKWLGIVLLILLIGLASFQLYEDRKDVTDIGEKGMAVTNDKNGIAIGEKAPDFHLETIDGEKVKLSDYKGKKVFLNFWATWCPPCKDEMPHMQAFYEEKADNVEILAVNIEESASKAKDFAHQYDITFPVLLDESGAVTEEYDVYTIPTTYVLDEEGTVSQKIVGPMDEPMMKELIR, encoded by the coding sequence ATGCGCAAGAAATGGCTAGGCATCGTACTGCTGATTCTTTTAATAGGGCTGGCCAGCTTTCAGTTGTATGAAGATCGTAAAGACGTAACGGATATCGGTGAAAAAGGTATGGCCGTGACAAACGATAAAAACGGTATTGCGATCGGAGAGAAAGCACCAGATTTCCATTTGGAAACAATAGATGGGGAAAAGGTGAAGCTGTCAGATTACAAAGGGAAGAAAGTGTTTTTGAATTTCTGGGCAACATGGTGCCCGCCGTGCAAAGACGAAATGCCTCACATGCAGGCCTTTTATGAGGAAAAGGCGGACAATGTTGAGATTCTAGCGGTTAATATAGAAGAAAGTGCGTCTAAAGCGAAGGATTTTGCCCATCAATACGATATCACGTTTCCTGTGCTGCTCGACGAAAGCGGTGCAGTGACAGAGGAGTATGATGTGTATACAATCCCTACTACATACGTGCTCGATGAAGAAGGCACGGTATCTCAAAAAATCGTGGGTCCGATGGATGAACCGATGATGAAAGAGTTAATCCGCTAA
- a CDS encoding YjcZ family sporulation protein — MGEYKENGYGSGFALVVVLFILLIIVGAAYVGWGF, encoded by the coding sequence ATGGGCGAATACAAAGAAAACGGGTACGGCAGCGGATTCGCGCTTGTAGTCGTATTGTTTATTCTACTTATTATCGTGGGCGCAGCATATGTTGGCTGGGGATTTTAA